A single Pan paniscus chromosome 21, NHGRI_mPanPan1-v2.0_pri, whole genome shotgun sequence DNA region contains:
- the LOC103785569 gene encoding large ribosomal subunit protein uL18, which translates to MGFVKVVKNKAYFKRYQVKFRRRREGKTDYYARKRLVIQDKNKYNTPKYRMIVRVTNRDIICQIAYARIEGDMIVCAAYAHELPKYGVKVGLTNYAAAYCTGLLLARRLLNRFGMDKIYEGQVEVTGDEYNVESIDGQPGAFTCYLDAGLARTTTGNKVFGALKGAVDGGLSIPHSTKRFPGYDSESKEFNAEVHRKHIMGQNVADYMRYLMEEDEDAYKKQFSQYIKNSVTPDMMEEMYKKAHAAIRENPVYEKKPKKEVKKKRWNRPKMSLAQKKDRVAQKKASFLRAQERAAES; encoded by the coding sequence ATGGGGTTTGTTAAAGTTGTTAAGAATAAGGCCTACTTTAAGAGATACCAAGTGAAATTTAGAAGACGACGAGAGGGTAAAACTGATTATTATGCTCGGAAACGCTTGGTGatacaagataaaaataaatacaacacacCCAAATACAGGATGATAGTTCGTGTAACAAACAGAGATATCATTTGTCAGATTGCTTATGCCCGTATAGAGGGGGATATGATAGTCTGCGCAGCGTATGCACACGAACTGCCAAAATATGGTGTGAAGGTTGGCCTGACAAATTATGCTGCAGCATATTGTACTGGCCTGCTGCTGGCCCGCAGGCTTCTCAATAGGTTTGGCATGGACAAGATCTATGAAGGCCAAGTGGAGGTGACTGGTGATGAATACAATGTGGAAAGCATTGATGGTCAGCCAGGTGCCTTCACCTGCTATTTGGATGCGGGCCTTGCCAGAACTACCACTGGCAATAAAGTTTTTGGTGCCCTGAAGGGAGCTGTGGATGGAGGCTTGTCTATCCCTCACAGTACCAAACGATTCCCTGGTTATGATTCTGAAAGCAAGGAATTTAATGCAGAAGTACATCGGAAGCACATCATGGGCCAGAATGTTGCAGATTACATGCGCTACTTAATGGAAGAAGATGAAGATGCTTACAAGAAACAGTTCTCTCAATACATAAAGAACAGCGTAACTCCAGACATGATGGAGGAGATGTATAAGAAAGCTCATGCTGCTATACGAGAGAATCCAGTCTATGAAAAGAAGCccaagaaagaagttaaaaagaagaGGTGGAACCGTCCCAAAATGTCCCTTGCTCAGAAGAAGGATCGGGTAGCTCAAAAGAAGGCAAGCTTCCTCAGAGCTCAGGAGCGGGCTGCTGAGAGCTAA